A genomic stretch from Prionailurus bengalensis isolate Pbe53 chromosome E2, Fcat_Pben_1.1_paternal_pri, whole genome shotgun sequence includes:
- the LOC122495206 gene encoding LOW QUALITY PROTEIN: zinc finger and SCAN domain-containing protein 5A-like (The sequence of the model RefSeq protein was modified relative to this genomic sequence to represent the inferred CDS: deleted 1 base in 1 codon), giving the protein MAADQTFSREKAQGALAGMQDSSCEQWHVSFRAFSGSGRSDPVEDLRRLYELCYLWLRPDLHTKEQMLDMLVMEQFMISMPQELQVLVKESAVQSCKDLQDVLRSSQRPKKWTIVSIEGQEFLMRSSDVQMANAEAGDRDLVTDLSKKPQSSGCEIHPENIQGVVAEAPMKTLQEGTHIKNVDAEKPSTQVFERQVSTQNGKRRDSRKTQRSSKRRKQENTSISQDVATHLDTEEFSGQPVSSVHPVGKKATGGTSNVCSLCKKEFRYKSQFSIHWRTHTGERPFKCNTCSGSFMQTSDLRVHQRIHTGEKPYCCEICLKTFTHDSTLRSHKRIHTKEKPYVCEECGKAFSHKGNLNVHQRTHSGVKPYTCHECNCAFRQLGTFKRHQKIH; this is encoded by the exons ATGGCTGCAGACCAGACGTTCTCACGGGAGAAAGCCCAAGGAGCCCTCGCTGGAATGCAAGACAGCAGCTGTGAGCAGTGGCACGTGAGCTTCAGGGCGTTTAGCGGCTCGGGGCGGTCGGACCCTGTGGAGGACCTGAGGAGGCTCTATGAGCTCTGCTATCTGTGGCTGCGGCCAGATCTGCACACCAAGGAGCAGATGCTGGATATGCTGGTGATGGAGCAGTTCATGATCTCCATGCCGCAGGAGCTCCAGGTCTTAGTGAAGGAAAGTGCTGTGCAGAGCTGCAAAGACCTGCAGGATGTGCTGAGAAGCAGCCAGCGGCCCAAGAAATGG acCATAGTTAGCATAGAAGGACAGGAATTTCTCATGCGAAGTTCAGATGTTCAGATGGCCAACGCTGAGGCTGGTGACAGGGATCTTGTGACAGACTTGTCCAAGAAGCCCCAATCCTCTGGGTGTGAGATACATCCAGAGAACATCCAG GGAGTGGTGGCAGAAG CTCCCATGAAGACTCTCCAAGAAGGAACCCATATTAAAAATGTGGATGCCGAAAAGCCTTCCACACAGGTTTTC GAGAGACAAGTGTCCACTCAGAATGGGAAGAGAAGAGATTCCCGGAAGACTCAAAGAAGttccaaaaggagaaaacaggaaaacaccTCCATTTCCCAAGACGTGGCCACACATCTGGACACAGAAGAATTTTCAGGACAGCCTGTGTCATCAGTTCATCCTGTTGGGAAAAAAGCCACGGGAGGGACATCAAACGTCTGTAGCCTCTGTAAGAAAGAATTTCGTTATAAATCTCAGTTTTCCATCCACTGGAGGACACACACAGGAGAGAGACCCTTTAAATGCAACACCTGTTCTGGGAGTTTCATGCAGACTTCAGACCTCCGAGTTCACCAGCGAATCCACACAGGCGAGAAGCCTTACTGTTGTGAAATCTGCCTCAAGACGTTCACCCACGACTCCACCCTGCGGAGCCACAAGAGGATCCACACAAAGGAGAAGCCCTATGTGTGTGAAGAGTGTGGGAAAGCTTTCAGCCACAAAGGGAACCTCAATGTTCACCAGCGCACCCACTCTGGGGTAAAGCCCTACACGTGTCATGAGTGTAATTGTGCCTTTCGTCAGCTGGGCACTTTTAAGCGCCaccaaaaaatacattaa